A genomic region of Vitreimonas flagellata contains the following coding sequences:
- the murG gene encoding undecaprenyldiphospho-muramoylpentapeptide beta-N-acetylglucosaminyltransferase yields MSKKLVVIAAGGTGGHLFPAAAFAEEMFRRGWRVVLMTDARGRRYAEGFPAERIEDVPAASLSANPITAIPAAFKIMRGINAAKARFNEYKPALVAGFGGYPSFPALMAARAHKSPILIHEQNSVLGRVNRSMATSAKIVACGFERLDRLPEKAADRKRVVGNPVRLPILAVRERPYPEIPAGGRINILIIGGSQGARVFGDVIPAAFALLPDALKARLDVVHQVRDEQMADAKKVYQKAKINAEVAPFFTDMGQRLGATHLVIARAGASSVTELQVAGRPAILVPFAAAADDHQTANAEGLTAVGAADLFTEQEFTPAALAACLERRLADPHGLAVRAAAARASAKPEAAKTLADLAEGVAA; encoded by the coding sequence ATGAGCAAGAAACTCGTTGTCATCGCCGCCGGCGGCACGGGCGGGCATTTGTTCCCCGCTGCGGCGTTCGCGGAGGAAATGTTCCGTCGCGGCTGGCGCGTCGTGCTGATGACGGACGCACGTGGGCGCCGGTACGCGGAAGGCTTTCCGGCGGAACGCATTGAAGACGTGCCGGCGGCGTCGCTGAGCGCAAACCCGATCACGGCGATCCCGGCGGCGTTCAAGATCATGCGCGGCATCAACGCCGCGAAGGCGCGCTTCAACGAATACAAGCCCGCCTTGGTGGCCGGCTTTGGCGGCTATCCGTCGTTCCCGGCTTTGATGGCGGCGCGCGCACACAAATCGCCGATCCTGATCCACGAACAAAACTCGGTCCTGGGCCGCGTGAACCGTTCAATGGCGACGAGCGCGAAGATCGTTGCGTGTGGGTTCGAGCGCTTGGATCGGCTGCCGGAGAAGGCGGCGGATCGCAAACGTGTTGTCGGCAATCCGGTGCGCTTGCCGATCTTGGCGGTGCGCGAGCGGCCGTATCCGGAAATTCCCGCAGGGGGCCGGATCAACATTCTGATCATCGGCGGCAGCCAAGGCGCGCGCGTGTTCGGCGACGTGATCCCGGCGGCGTTTGCGTTGTTGCCGGATGCGCTGAAGGCGCGTCTCGATGTCGTGCATCAGGTACGCGATGAGCAAATGGCGGACGCGAAGAAGGTGTACCAGAAGGCCAAGATCAACGCCGAGGTCGCGCCCTTCTTCACCGACATGGGACAACGCTTGGGGGCGACACATTTGGTGATTGCGCGCGCGGGCGCATCGTCGGTGACGGAGCTGCAGGTGGCGGGGCGGCCTGCGATCCTTGTGCCGTTCGCGGCGGCGGCGGACGATCACCAGACGGCGAACGCGGAGGGGCTGACGGCTGTCGGCGCGGCCGATCTCTTTACCGAGCAGGAATTCACGCCGGCTGCGCTCGCGGCGTGCCTGGAGCGGCGTTTGGCTGATCCGCATGGGCTGGCGGTGCGCGCGGCTGCGGCGCGGGCGTCGGCGAAGCCTGAGGCGGCGAAGACGCTGGCGGATTTGGCGGAAGGCGTTGCGGCCTAG
- a CDS encoding FtsW/RodA/SpoVE family cell cycle protein, whose translation MSAIADRFGMAMERVRTYDRTLIVIALVLFAAGILFSMAASPAATARIRIEEAFYFAARQAAYAALGLLVMMSAAALEPKQVRRAGTILLALCLPLAALAALFGTEIKGAQRWFDFGLFSFQPSEILKPALIVVWAWMLSESMKQPKFPGRLVSLGLMALAAAALLAQPDVGQTALLLICLAPMLMLSGIALRYLLGGGALAALGAWAIYSFYPHARERVDTWLNPEGDAAYQVNRALDAIAAGGVFGRGPGEGVIKRSLPDAHADFVFAVAAEEFGLIASLGLIAVFFVLAFRGLSRASRLNDGFEQLAAAGLVTLLVAQAAIHIGVNLSLLPAKGMTLPFISFGGSSMIGSALAFGFCLSLLRDRPGAYLTPLRRNY comes from the coding sequence TTGAGCGCGATCGCCGATCGCTTCGGCATGGCGATGGAGCGCGTGCGCACCTATGATCGCACGCTGATCGTGATAGCGCTCGTGTTGTTCGCGGCTGGCATCCTGTTTTCGATGGCGGCGAGCCCGGCGGCGACGGCGCGCATTCGCATCGAAGAAGCGTTCTATTTCGCTGCGCGACAGGCGGCCTATGCGGCGCTTGGCTTGCTGGTGATGATGAGTGCCGCCGCGTTGGAACCCAAACAGGTGCGGCGCGCGGGAACAATTCTTCTGGCGCTGTGTCTGCCGCTTGCGGCGCTCGCAGCGTTGTTCGGCACGGAGATCAAAGGCGCGCAGCGTTGGTTTGATTTCGGCTTATTTTCTTTTCAGCCATCGGAAATCTTGAAGCCTGCCTTGATCGTAGTGTGGGCATGGATGCTCAGCGAAAGCATGAAGCAACCGAAGTTCCCTGGACGGCTTGTGTCGCTCGGGCTGATGGCGCTCGCGGCCGCTGCATTGCTGGCGCAGCCGGACGTGGGGCAGACGGCGCTCTTGTTGATCTGCTTGGCGCCGATGCTGATGCTGTCGGGGATTGCGTTGCGCTATTTGCTTGGCGGCGGCGCGCTGGCGGCGCTCGGCGCCTGGGCGATCTATTCGTTTTATCCGCACGCGCGGGAACGCGTGGACACGTGGCTCAACCCAGAAGGCGACGCTGCGTATCAGGTCAATCGCGCGCTCGATGCGATCGCGGCGGGCGGGGTATTCGGTCGCGGGCCGGGCGAGGGCGTGATCAAGCGTTCCCTGCCGGACGCGCACGCAGATTTTGTATTCGCGGTGGCGGCGGAAGAGTTCGGGCTGATTGCATCGCTTGGATTGATTGCGGTTTTCTTCGTGCTCGCATTTCGCGGGCTTTCGCGTGCGAGCCGCTTGAACGATGGGTTCGAACAACTTGCGGCTGCGGGGCTCGTCACGCTGCTGGTCGCGCAGGCCGCGATCCATATCGGGGTGAACTTGTCATTGCTGCCGGCCAAGGGCATGACCCTGCCGTTCATTTCGTTCGGCGGCTCCTCGATGATCGGCTCCGCGCTGGCGTTTGGGTTCTGCCTTTCGCTTCTCCGCGATCGACCGGGCGCATATCTCACGCCGCTACGCAGAAATTATTGA
- the murD gene encoding UDP-N-acetylmuramoyl-L-alanine--D-glutamate ligase, translating to MIPITEFKGRDVAVFGLARTGLAAAKALAAGGARVHAWDDSDVSRAKAAAEGVTISDINSRDWRTFAALVLSPGVPLTFPEPHRVVTLAEATGVPIMGDIELFARAVNALPPTQRPKLIGVTGTNGKSTTSALIAHILKEAGKDVRLGGNIGDALLDQPPLHAGAYYVIELSSYQLDLTSSLRLDAAIWLNLTPDHLDRHGDMAAYVEAKKRIFLNQGAGDWAIIGVDDAYCARVCTELTRAGAQHVAPISSGQVLGRGVSALNGKIIDARSGRSEVVADLAQAPALAGKHNAQNAAAAFAAAGALGIEARVIAHAFTTFPGLPHRLERVASIDGVRFINDSKATNANAAAQALAVYPRVYWIAGGVAKDGGIDELASFFPRMAKAYLIGQSAGEFSDVLRGKVPVTMAGNLEAAVKLAFNDAKASGEPHPVVLLSPACASFDQFKSYEDRGDQFRKYVNALSEAPPQRSGGKA from the coding sequence ATGATTCCGATCACGGAATTCAAAGGACGCGATGTCGCCGTGTTCGGGTTGGCCCGGACGGGGCTTGCTGCGGCGAAGGCGCTGGCGGCGGGCGGTGCGCGCGTGCACGCGTGGGACGATAGCGATGTCTCGCGCGCGAAGGCGGCGGCCGAAGGCGTCACCATCTCTGACATCAACAGCCGCGATTGGCGCACGTTTGCAGCGCTGGTGCTGTCGCCGGGTGTGCCGCTGACATTCCCTGAGCCGCATCGCGTCGTCACGCTCGCCGAAGCGACGGGCGTGCCCATCATGGGCGACATCGAATTGTTTGCGCGCGCTGTGAACGCGCTGCCGCCGACGCAACGGCCGAAGTTGATTGGCGTCACCGGCACGAACGGCAAGTCGACGACGTCGGCCTTGATTGCGCATATTCTGAAAGAAGCCGGCAAGGACGTGCGCCTCGGTGGCAATATTGGCGATGCGTTGCTGGATCAGCCGCCGCTGCATGCGGGCGCGTATTATGTGATCGAGTTGAGCTCGTATCAGCTCGATCTGACGTCGAGCCTGCGTCTCGACGCTGCGATCTGGCTGAACTTGACGCCGGATCATTTGGATCGCCACGGCGATATGGCGGCGTATGTCGAAGCCAAGAAGCGCATCTTCTTGAACCAAGGCGCCGGCGATTGGGCGATCATCGGTGTGGATGATGCGTATTGCGCGCGCGTGTGCACGGAGCTGACGCGCGCTGGCGCGCAGCACGTGGCGCCGATTTCGTCGGGCCAAGTGCTGGGGCGCGGTGTTTCTGCGCTGAACGGCAAGATCATCGATGCGCGAAGTGGGCGCTCGGAGGTCGTGGCTGATCTGGCGCAGGCGCCGGCGCTGGCCGGCAAGCACAACGCGCAGAATGCGGCGGCGGCGTTTGCGGCGGCGGGCGCGTTGGGCATTGAGGCGCGCGTGATCGCGCATGCGTTCACAACGTTTCCGGGCTTGCCGCATCGCTTGGAGCGTGTCGCGTCGATCGATGGCGTGCGCTTCATCAACGATTCAAAGGCGACGAACGCGAATGCTGCGGCGCAGGCGCTGGCGGTGTATCCGCGCGTCTATTGGATCGCGGGCGGTGTCGCCAAGGATGGCGGCATCGACGAATTGGCGTCGTTCTTTCCGCGCATGGCCAAGGCGTATTTGATCGGGCAATCGGCGGGCGAGTTCTCGGACGTGTTGCGCGGCAAAGTGCCGGTGACGATGGCGGGCAATTTGGAAGCGGCGGTGAAGCTGGCATTCAACGATGCGAAAGCCTCAGGCGAGCCGCATCCGGTGGTGCTCTTGTCGCCCGCGTGCGCGTCGTTCGATCAATTCAAATCGTACGAGGATCGCGGCGATCAATTCCGCAAATACGTGAATGCGCTGAGCGAAGCGCCGCCGCAGCGCAGCGGGGGCAAGGCTTGA
- the mraY gene encoding phospho-N-acetylmuramoyl-pentapeptide-transferase yields the protein MLELLGQLEDQSQFFNLFNYITFRTGGAMFTAMVIAFAIGAPFIAWLRKKQGKGQPIRSDGPEGHLLTKKGTPTMGGLIILISLGISSLLWADLENPYVWAVLLVTLSFGTIGFIDDFAKVTKQHHGGLSAKVRLGAEFGAALLAVLIMLVAEWVATTPGQTHDVQGFFNALMAGDPLTAVALPFVQGWGVQLLGFYIIFAMIVITGFGNAVNLTDGLDGLAIVPVMIAAATFGMICYLVGRVDYSAYLGIPHVAGVSELATILGALLGGSLGFLWYNAPPARVFMGDTGSLALGGLLGAVAVASKHEVVLAIVGGLFVLETLSVMVQVAVFKRTGKRVFLMAPVHHHFEKLGWQEPTIVIRFWIISTIFALAGLATLKLR from the coding sequence ATGCTCGAGCTTCTCGGTCAACTCGAAGATCAATCGCAATTCTTCAACCTCTTCAATTACATCACCTTCCGCACCGGCGGCGCGATGTTCACCGCGATGGTGATCGCGTTCGCGATTGGCGCGCCGTTCATTGCCTGGTTGCGCAAGAAGCAGGGAAAAGGCCAACCGATCCGCAGCGACGGGCCGGAAGGGCATTTGCTCACAAAGAAGGGCACGCCGACGATGGGCGGGCTGATCATTCTGATCAGCTTGGGGATTTCTTCGCTGCTCTGGGCGGACCTCGAAAACCCCTACGTGTGGGCGGTGCTGTTGGTGACGCTCAGCTTCGGCACGATCGGCTTCATTGACGATTTCGCGAAGGTCACGAAGCAGCATCATGGCGGACTCTCCGCGAAGGTGCGCTTGGGCGCGGAATTTGGCGCGGCGCTGCTGGCGGTGCTGATCATGCTGGTGGCGGAATGGGTGGCGACAACGCCAGGCCAAACGCATGACGTGCAGGGCTTCTTCAACGCGCTGATGGCGGGCGACCCGTTGACCGCGGTGGCGCTGCCGTTCGTGCAGGGCTGGGGCGTGCAGCTTCTGGGCTTCTACATCATCTTCGCGATGATCGTGATCACGGGTTTTGGCAACGCCGTGAATCTGACCGACGGCCTCGATGGTTTGGCGATCGTTCCGGTGATGATTGCGGCGGCCACGTTCGGGATGATTTGCTATCTCGTCGGCCGCGTCGATTATTCCGCGTATCTGGGCATTCCGCACGTCGCGGGCGTCAGCGAATTGGCGACGATCCTCGGCGCGTTGCTGGGCGGCTCGCTGGGCTTTCTTTGGTATAATGCGCCGCCCGCGCGCGTGTTCATGGGCGATACGGGCTCGTTGGCGCTGGGCGGTTTGCTGGGCGCGGTGGCGGTGGCGAGCAAGCACGAAGTGGTGCTGGCGATCGTGGGCGGTCTGTTCGTGCTCGAAACGCTTTCGGTGATGGTGCAGGTGGCGGTGTTCAAGCGCACGGGCAAGCGCGTGTTCTTGATGGCGCCGGTGCACCACCATTTCGAAAAGCTCGGCTGGCAGGAGCCGACGATCGTGATCCGCTTCTGGATTATCTCGACGATCTTCGCGCTGGCCGGCTTGGCGACGCTCAAACTGCGTTGA
- a CDS encoding UDP-N-acetylmuramoyl-tripeptide--D-alanyl-D-alanine ligase, with amino-acid sequence MSELWTAQEAARATGGRLINGDQWSAGGVSIDTRTLEPGDLFVALKDVRDGHDFLAQAYVSGAGAALISDASKAEGMGPALVVPDVLDGLRKLGEAARERSTAKRVAVTGSVGKTSTKEALAVCLSASGQTHRSVKSYNNHWGVPLTLSRMPAESRFAVFEIGMNHRGEILPLTHIVRPHAALVTTIAPAHVENLGSLEAIADEKGDIYAGLEPGGAALVPNEAPHASRLIEAAERNGANLIRFGRDSVCEARLLKFDMDDTGSTAEAEILGRLIRYRVGVEGAHWALNSLAALAAADVIGADLDAAAHALEHLRAFDGRGVATRVEAPFGGFLLVDDSYNANPASMAAAFSTLGARKPAGSGRRIAVLGDMLELGPEERAYHSGLATPLQEAGVDLVFAAGPRMAALMEALPPNLRGGYAETADALIPVIAGSLQAGDIVLVKGSNGSKMSRVVAALSRLGGDN; translated from the coding sequence ATGAGTGAGCTTTGGACGGCGCAGGAAGCGGCGCGCGCAACGGGCGGCCGGTTGATCAATGGCGATCAATGGAGCGCGGGCGGTGTTTCGATCGATACGCGCACGTTGGAGCCGGGCGATCTGTTCGTGGCGCTGAAAGATGTACGCGATGGGCATGATTTCTTGGCGCAGGCTTATGTGTCGGGCGCGGGCGCAGCGTTGATCTCGGATGCGAGCAAGGCTGAAGGCATGGGGCCGGCGCTCGTTGTGCCGGACGTGTTGGACGGTTTGCGCAAGCTCGGTGAAGCGGCGCGTGAGCGTTCGACGGCAAAGCGCGTGGCGGTGACGGGTTCGGTGGGCAAGACATCGACGAAGGAAGCTCTAGCGGTTTGTCTTTCCGCGAGCGGGCAAACGCATCGCAGCGTGAAGAGCTACAACAATCATTGGGGCGTGCCGCTTACATTATCGAGGATGCCGGCGGAAAGCCGGTTTGCGGTGTTCGAGATCGGCATGAACCATCGCGGCGAAATTCTGCCGCTGACGCACATCGTGCGCCCCCATGCGGCGTTGGTGACAACGATCGCACCGGCGCATGTGGAGAATCTCGGTTCGCTCGAGGCGATCGCTGACGAGAAGGGCGATATTTACGCGGGGTTGGAGCCGGGCGGCGCAGCGCTTGTGCCGAACGAAGCGCCGCATGCGAGCCGCTTGATCGAAGCGGCGGAGCGCAATGGCGCGAATCTTATCCGCTTTGGCCGCGATTCCGTGTGCGAAGCGCGGTTGCTCAAGTTCGACATGGATGACACCGGTTCGACGGCGGAGGCGGAAATTCTTGGCCGCTTGATCCGGTATCGTGTCGGCGTCGAAGGCGCACACTGGGCGCTGAATTCTTTGGCTGCACTCGCGGCGGCGGATGTGATTGGCGCGGACCTTGATGCCGCGGCGCATGCGTTGGAGCATTTGCGTGCGTTCGACGGGCGCGGTGTGGCGACGCGCGTGGAGGCGCCGTTCGGCGGCTTTCTGCTGGTGGATGATTCCTACAACGCCAACCCCGCCTCGATGGCGGCGGCGTTTTCCACATTGGGCGCGCGCAAGCCGGCGGGAAGCGGGCGGCGGATCGCGGTGCTTGGGGATATGTTGGAACTCGGACCGGAGGAGCGCGCCTACCATTCCGGCCTTGCAACGCCTTTGCAGGAGGCCGGCGTCGATCTTGTGTTCGCGGCGGGCCCGCGCATGGCCGCTCTTATGGAGGCGCTTCCGCCGAACCTGCGCGGCGGCTATGCCGAAACTGCGGACGCGCTGATTCCAGTGATTGCAGGATCGCTGCAGGCGGGAGACATCGTGCTCGTCAAAGGCTCAAACGGATCAAAAATGAGCCGTGTCGTTGCAGCGCTATCGCGCCTCGGTGGGGATAATTGA
- a CDS encoding UDP-N-acetylmuramoyl-L-alanyl-D-glutamate--2,6-diaminopimelate ligase has protein sequence MKLGELFKGGVPADAAGLEITGLSADSRKVKPGFLFAALAGVAAHGRDFVVQAKANGAVAVLSAGDLGADPGIAHVVAANPRNAFALAASAFYPRRPQTIVAVTGTNGKSSTVDFLRQIWTHAGKRAASLGTLGAIGPSGVVDLGHTTPDPAAVHATLSALADDGVTHAAMEASSHGLEQHRVDGLTFDAAAFTNLTQDHLDYHVDMASYRDAKLKLWALVKDGGAAIVNADAAEGGAFENGAKKRGLDVILCGWRAPREHALKIVEIQPRPNAQSMTLTWNGKEYDVELPLIGEFQALNAVCAATLALATGEAPEAVFAGMAKLKPVKGRMEHVGQSKSGGHVFVDYAHTPDGLDVLLRAARPHAPGRIICVFGCGGDRDAGKRPKMGAIAARHADVVIVTDDNPRSEDPASIRAQILAATPGAIEIGDRAQAIREAVAMLKAGDALMIAGKGHETGQIIKGVTHPFSDQDVARAALES, from the coding sequence ATGAAACTTGGCGAATTGTTCAAAGGTGGCGTCCCGGCGGACGCGGCCGGACTTGAGATAACCGGCCTCAGCGCGGACTCGCGCAAGGTGAAGCCGGGCTTTTTGTTCGCAGCACTCGCGGGCGTCGCTGCACACGGGCGCGATTTTGTGGTGCAAGCGAAGGCGAACGGCGCTGTGGCTGTGTTGTCGGCGGGCGATTTGGGCGCCGATCCGGGGATCGCGCATGTGGTCGCCGCCAATCCGCGCAACGCGTTTGCGCTTGCGGCGTCGGCCTTCTATCCGCGCCGGCCGCAGACGATCGTGGCGGTGACGGGCACGAACGGCAAAAGCTCCACGGTCGATTTTTTGCGCCAGATTTGGACGCATGCGGGCAAGCGCGCGGCGAGCTTGGGCACGCTAGGCGCGATCGGGCCGAGTGGCGTGGTTGATCTTGGGCACACGACGCCCGATCCAGCCGCTGTGCATGCAACCTTGAGCGCGCTTGCGGACGATGGCGTGACACATGCGGCGATGGAGGCGTCGAGCCATGGGCTTGAGCAGCATCGCGTCGATGGGCTGACGTTTGACGCTGCGGCGTTCACGAACCTCACGCAGGATCATCTAGACTATCACGTCGATATGGCGAGCTATCGCGATGCGAAGCTGAAGCTTTGGGCGCTGGTGAAGGATGGCGGCGCGGCGATCGTGAATGCCGATGCGGCGGAGGGTGGCGCGTTCGAGAATGGCGCGAAGAAGCGCGGGCTGGATGTGATCTTGTGCGGCTGGCGCGCGCCGCGCGAGCATGCGCTGAAGATCGTGGAAATTCAGCCCCGCCCGAACGCGCAATCCATGACGCTGACCTGGAACGGCAAGGAATATGATGTCGAGCTGCCGCTGATTGGAGAGTTTCAGGCTTTGAACGCGGTGTGCGCAGCGACCTTGGCGTTGGCGACGGGCGAGGCGCCGGAAGCGGTGTTTGCCGGCATGGCGAAGCTGAAGCCGGTGAAGGGCCGCATGGAGCATGTGGGCCAGAGCAAGAGCGGCGGGCATGTGTTCGTCGATTACGCGCACACGCCGGATGGCTTGGATGTGTTGTTGCGTGCGGCGCGTCCGCATGCGCCGGGGCGGATCATTTGCGTGTTCGGCTGCGGCGGCGATCGCGATGCGGGCAAGCGGCCGAAGATGGGCGCGATCGCGGCGCGTCACGCCGATGTTGTGATCGTGACGGACGACAATCCGCGCAGCGAAGATCCTGCCTCGATCCGCGCACAGATTTTGGCGGCGACGCCAGGCGCCATCGAGATTGGCGACCGTGCGCAAGCGATCCGCGAAGCGGTGGCGATGTTGAAAGCGGGCGATGCGCTGATGATCGCGGGCAAGGGCCACGAGACGGGTCAGATCATCAAAGGCGTCACGCATCCGTTCTCGGATCAGGACGTCGCGCGCGCTGCGTTGGAGAGCTAA